A portion of the Haemophilus influenzae genome contains these proteins:
- the phoB gene encoding phosphate regulon transcriptional regulator PhoB, giving the protein MTRKILIVEDECAIREMITLFLSQKYYDVIEASDFKTAINKIKENPKLILLDWMLPGRSGIQFIQYIKKQESYAAIPIIMLTAKSTEEDCIACLNAGADDYITKPFSPQILLARIEAVWRRIYEQQSQFIQIDELSIDENAQRVFFQQQEINLSSTEFKLLHFFMRHPEKVYSREQLLNRIWHNDLEVEYRTVDSYIRRLRRNLAPFQCEDYIQTVRGSGYRFSSYLRDKQ; this is encoded by the coding sequence ATGACGAGAAAAATTCTGATAGTTGAAGATGAATGTGCAATCCGTGAAATGATCACACTGTTTTTATCTCAAAAATACTATGATGTGATTGAAGCGAGCGATTTCAAAACAGCGATAAACAAGATAAAAGAAAATCCTAAACTAATATTATTGGATTGGATGCTACCTGGTCGTTCAGGTATACAATTTATACAGTATATTAAAAAGCAAGAAAGCTATGCTGCGATTCCCATTATTATGCTCACAGCTAAAAGTACAGAAGAAGATTGTATTGCCTGTTTAAATGCAGGGGCTGATGACTACATCACTAAACCCTTTTCACCTCAAATTTTATTAGCTCGCATTGAGGCAGTATGGAGGAGAATTTATGAACAACAAAGTCAATTTATACAAATCGATGAACTTTCCATTGATGAAAATGCTCAGAGAGTGTTTTTCCAACAGCAGGAAATTAATTTAAGTAGTACAGAATTTAAATTGTTACATTTTTTTATGAGGCACCCTGAAAAAGTTTATTCTAGAGAACAATTGTTAAATCGTATTTGGCATAATGATCTAGAAGTTGAATATCGCACTGTTGATAGCTATATTCGCCGTTTACGCCGTAATTTAGCTCCTTTTCAATGTGAAGATTACATCCAAACAGTTCGAGGATCTGGTTATCGATTTTCTAGTTATTTACGAGATAAACAATGA
- the phoR gene encoding phosphate regulon sensor histidine kinase PhoR, with product MKKILNFIVEINLAIIISLFTSDFILWFAIILLLILAWHHINEYRLLKYLNLKQDNKFSLLQLGTFSQTEAYHRHQIYKEKCASLRLLSQINKNIKYLPDAIIICQHNGNISWCNSIAQQMFDFCWNKKVQKNIFDVIFYEQFKHYFFSQKKRRPLVLLTYNQRYIEVQSHAYNSHMILVVARDITDMIHLLNSRQKFLSNINHELRTPLTVLQGYLEILADNNIQNPLQKKAIFAMQEQSQRMEHLLQQFNFLAKIETTSDKDFRTFDMSAMINSLRKDTDILNTYNHHIEFIIQPNIIIFGNESQLRSAVSNLIYNAIKHSGKQCHIQIQWETCEQGIKFNVIDNGVGISPQHIPHLTERFYRVDESRSHLTGGSGLGLAIVKHTLLQYHSHLNIESTETKGSSFSFIIPKRFVISKNNKEIQ from the coding sequence ATGAAAAAAATATTGAATTTTATTGTTGAAATAAATTTGGCAATCATTATTTCCTTATTTACTTCTGATTTTATTCTTTGGTTTGCAATAATACTTTTATTAATTTTAGCTTGGCATCATATTAATGAATATCGTTTACTTAAATATCTCAATTTAAAGCAAGATAATAAATTCTCTTTATTACAATTAGGGACATTCTCTCAAACTGAAGCCTACCATCGTCATCAAATTTACAAAGAAAAATGTGCAAGTTTACGTTTGTTATCTCAAATAAATAAAAATATTAAGTATTTACCAGATGCAATTATTATCTGTCAGCATAATGGTAATATTTCTTGGTGTAATTCAATTGCACAACAGATGTTTGATTTTTGTTGGAATAAAAAAGTCCAGAAAAATATTTTTGATGTTATTTTTTATGAACAATTTAAACATTATTTTTTCAGTCAAAAAAAAAGACGACCGTTAGTACTATTAACTTATAATCAACGTTATATTGAGGTGCAGTCGCACGCTTATAATTCTCATATGATTTTAGTTGTCGCTCGAGATATTACAGATATGATTCATTTACTTAATTCACGCCAAAAATTCTTGAGTAATATTAATCACGAGCTACGTACTCCATTAACCGTATTACAAGGTTACTTAGAAATTCTTGCAGATAATAATATTCAGAACCCTCTACAAAAAAAGGCTATTTTTGCAATGCAAGAGCAAAGCCAACGAATGGAACATCTATTACAACAATTTAATTTTTTAGCAAAAATAGAAACAACTTCAGATAAGGATTTTCGTACATTTGATATGTCAGCCATGATAAATTCTTTAAGAAAAGATACAGATATATTAAATACTTATAATCATCACATTGAATTTATTATTCAGCCTAATATCATTATTTTTGGAAATGAATCTCAACTAAGAAGTGCCGTTTCAAATTTAATTTATAATGCTATTAAGCATTCTGGCAAACAGTGTCATATTCAAATTCAATGGGAAACTTGTGAACAGGGTATTAAATTTAACGTGATAGATAATGGTGTTGGCATATCACCACAGCATATTCCACATTTAACAGAACGTTTTTATAGAGTTGATGAATCTCGTAGCCATTTAACTGGTGGAAGTGGTTTAGGACTAGCTATTGTGAAGCATACTTTATTACAATATCATTCTCATTTAAATATTGAAAGTACTGAAACGAAGGGTAGTAGTTTTTCGTTTATCATACCTAAACGCTTTGTCATATCAAAAAATAATAAAGAAATTCAATGA
- the sbcB gene encoding exodeoxyribonuclease I yields MAKDFSFFIYDYESFGVNPATDRPAQFAGIRTDADFNIIGEPIMFYCKQTNDYLPAPEAVMVTGITPQECNEKGLSEPEFAANILAEFSQPNTCVMGYNNIRYDDEMTRYTFYRNFIDPYEYSWKNGNSRWDLLDLVRACYALRPEGINWAYDDDGMPSFRLEKLTKANGIEHENAHDAMADVYATIAMAKLIKEKQPKLFQYFFENRGKKEIEKLVDTGAMTPLVHVSGMLGNYRGNCTWVAPLAWHPTNQNALIVCDLTGDIDNLLAKSADELRTDLYTKKSELEERGVSSVPLKLVHINKCPILAPAKTLLPETANRLGIDRQLCLDNLAKLRASFDIREKVADIFNEERQFASNDNVETELYNGFFSNADKNNMAILRSLPAEKLSEHGLAFEDKRILELLFHYRARHFYKTLTRAEQIKWKKYRQNKLEKSAVEFESSLQRLAEEHSDNSEKLSLLQQVYEYGIKLLG; encoded by the coding sequence ATGGCAAAAGATTTCAGCTTTTTTATTTACGATTATGAAAGTTTTGGTGTAAATCCAGCAACAGATCGCCCTGCGCAATTTGCGGGTATTCGTACAGATGCTGATTTTAATATCATTGGCGAACCAATAATGTTTTATTGTAAACAAACCAACGATTATTTACCGGCTCCTGAAGCCGTAATGGTCACAGGAATTACGCCTCAAGAATGTAATGAAAAGGGGCTTTCAGAGCCTGAATTCGCCGCAAATATCTTAGCAGAATTTTCCCAACCCAATACTTGTGTCATGGGTTATAACAATATTCGCTATGATGATGAAATGACGCGTTATACGTTTTATCGTAATTTCATTGATCCTTATGAATACAGCTGGAAAAACGGGAATTCACGCTGGGATTTGTTAGATTTAGTGCGAGCCTGTTATGCCTTGCGTCCAGAAGGAATTAATTGGGCTTATGACGATGATGGAATGCCAAGTTTCCGCTTAGAAAAACTCACTAAAGCAAATGGTATTGAGCATGAAAATGCTCACGATGCCATGGCGGATGTATATGCAACTATTGCTATGGCGAAATTAATTAAAGAAAAACAGCCTAAATTATTCCAATATTTCTTTGAAAACCGAGGTAAAAAAGAAATCGAAAAATTAGTTGATACAGGCGCAATGACACCTTTAGTGCATGTTTCTGGAATGCTAGGGAATTATCGTGGAAATTGCACTTGGGTTGCACCTTTAGCTTGGCATCCGACAAATCAAAATGCACTCATTGTTTGTGATTTAACTGGCGATATCGATAATTTATTAGCCAAAAGTGCGGATGAATTACGGACAGATTTATATACTAAAAAATCTGAATTAGAAGAAAGAGGAGTTTCATCTGTTCCGTTAAAGCTTGTGCATATCAATAAATGTCCTATTTTAGCACCAGCTAAAACTTTGTTACCAGAAACAGCAAATCGATTGGGTATTGATCGACAATTATGCTTGGATAATCTTGCAAAATTACGAGCATCTTTTGATATTCGTGAAAAAGTGGCGGATATTTTTAATGAAGAACGTCAATTTGCATCGAATGATAATGTAGAAACTGAGTTATACAATGGCTTTTTTAGCAATGCTGATAAAAATAATATGGCTATTTTACGTAGTTTACCTGCAGAAAAATTATCTGAACATGGTTTAGCTTTTGAAGATAAACGTATCCTTGAATTATTGTTCCATTATCGCGCTCGTCATTTTTATAAAACCCTCACACGCGCTGAACAAATTAAATGGAAAAAATACCGGCAGAATAAACTTGAAAAAAGTGCGGTAGAGTTTGAATCAAGTTTACAACGTTTAGCTGAGGAACATTCAGATAATTCTGAAAAACTATCTTTGCTACAACAAGTATATGAATATGGTATAAAATTACTAGGTTAG
- a CDS encoding DUF5655 domain-containing protein translates to MKIFTSKKGQLSQLKQQKFKLEKDIQRLFEENLTLLSGYIFIRSEFSIKNSRIDTLAFDPETQAFVIIEYKRQQNSSVVDQGISYLNLMLEYKADFIVEYNEKQKVPLKRNDVDWSQSKVIFVSPAFNDFQIQATNFKDLPIELWEVNRFDNDIITLNIINKLKSAPNIKAVSNEKREELSILKEIKVYQESDHLADKTDFIQELYESFRQAILNLDQNIEINVRKLYIAFKKDRNIADIRIQQKNLKIWINLPYGELDDPKNLAKNVSNTGHWGNGDYEIAVESTQYLEYVMSLIKQAIKD, encoded by the coding sequence ATGAAAATCTTTACATCAAAAAAAGGACAATTATCACAGCTGAAGCAGCAAAAATTTAAGCTGGAAAAGGATATTCAGCGTTTATTTGAAGAAAATCTTACCTTATTAAGTGGCTATATTTTTATTCGTTCGGAATTTTCTATTAAAAATTCACGTATTGATACCTTAGCTTTTGATCCTGAAACTCAAGCCTTTGTCATTATTGAATATAAAAGACAACAAAATTCTAGTGTGGTTGATCAAGGGATTTCTTATCTTAATTTGATGCTTGAATATAAAGCTGATTTTATTGTGGAATATAATGAAAAGCAAAAAGTCCCACTTAAAAGAAATGATGTGGATTGGTCACAATCTAAGGTGATTTTTGTTTCACCTGCTTTTAATGATTTCCAAATTCAAGCCACGAATTTTAAAGATTTACCTATTGAATTATGGGAAGTTAATCGCTTTGATAATGATATTATTACGCTCAATATTATTAATAAATTAAAATCAGCACCTAATATTAAAGCAGTTTCTAATGAAAAGAGAGAGGAACTCTCAATATTAAAAGAAATAAAAGTTTATCAAGAATCTGATCACTTAGCTGATAAAACTGATTTTATTCAGGAATTATATGAGTCATTTAGGCAAGCAATTTTAAACTTAGATCAAAATATAGAAATTAATGTACGTAAACTTTACATTGCATTTAAAAAAGATCGAAATATTGCAGATATTCGTATTCAACAAAAGAATTTAAAAATTTGGATTAATCTTCCTTATGGAGAATTAGATGATCCTAAAAATTTAGCCAAAAATGTATCTAATACTGGTCACTGGGGAAATGGAGATTATGAAATTGCTGTTGAAAGTACCCAATATCTTGAATACGTTATGAGTTTAATTAAACAAGCTATTAAGGATTAA
- the mukB gene encoding chromosome partition protein MukB: MSDVFELENEIELESDEVIMENENVEEIVDASIPFSMTANNGVERGKFRSLTLINWNGFFARTFDLDELVTTLSGGNGAGKSTTMAGFVTALIPDLTLLHFRNTTEAGSTGGSRDKGLHGKLRPGVCYAVLDTINSRHQRILVGVRLQQIAGRDKKVDLKTFSIQGVELSQNPTALFTEIVDERQARVLNLNELKDKIENIGAQFKQYHSITDYHGMMFDLGIIPKRLRSASDRSKFYKLIEASLYGGISSAITRSLRDYLLPENLGVRKAFQDMESALRENRMTLEAIKVTQSDRDLFKHLITETTNYVASDYMRNANERRVNIEAALESRREWYKAKAEQNLSQHRLVDLSREVAELAESERTLEVDHQSAVDHLNLVLNALRHQEKITRYQEDIAELTERLEEQKMVVEDANDALEESQAQFEQTEIEIDAVRSQLADYQKALDAQQTRALQYQQAIAALEKAKTLCGLADLSVKNVEDYHAEFEAHAESLTETVLELEHKMSISEAAKSQFDKAYQLVCKIAGEMPRSAAWESAKELLREYPSQKLQAQQTPQLRTKLHELEQRYAQQQSAVKLLNDFNQRANLSLQTAEELEDYHAEQEALIEDISARLSEQVENRSTLRQKRENLTALYDENARKAPAWLTAQAALERLEQQSGETFEHSQDVMNFMQSQLVKERELTMQRDQLEQKRLHLDEQISRLSQPDGSEDSRLNMLAERFGGVLLSELYDDVTIEDAPYFSALYGPVRHAIVVRDLNAVREQLAQLEDCPDDLYLIEGDPTAFDDSVLSAQELELGVVVQVSDRELRYSRFPEIPLFGRAAREKRLEELQIERDEVAEQHAQIAFDVQKCQRLHEHFSQFVGLHLALAFQPNPEELMSEINRERNEIDRELNQFNNGEQQLRIQLDNAKEKLQLLNKLIPQLNVLANEDLIDRIEECREQLDIAEQDEYFIRQYGVTLSQLEPIANSLQSDPENYEGLKNELTQAIERQKQVQQRVFALADVVQRKPHFGYEDAGQAETSELNEKLRQRLEQMQAQRDTQREQVRQKQSQFAEYNCVLIQLQSSYDSKYQLLNELIGEISDLGVRADDGAEERARIRRDELHQQLSTSRQRRSYVEKQLTLIESEADNLNRLIRKTERDYKTQRELVVAAKVSWCVVLRLSRNSDMEKRLNRRELAYLSADELRSMSDKALGALRTAVADNEYLRDSLRVSEDSRKPENKVRFFIAVYQHLRERIRQDIIKTDDPIDAIEQMEIELSRLTAELTGREKKLAISSESVANIMRKTIQREQNRIRMLNQGLQNIAFGQVKSVRLVVNIRDTHAMLLDALSGQQNEYQDLFNDNRITFSEAMAKLYQRINPHIDMGQRTAQTIGEELLDYRNYLELEVEVFRGADGWLRAESGALSTGEAIGTGMSILLMVVQSWEEESRRIRGKDIVPCRLLFLDEAARLDGKSISTLFELCERLDMQLLIAAPENISPEKGTTYKLVRKIAGNQEHVHVVGLRGFGATD; the protein is encoded by the coding sequence ATGTCTGATGTTTTTGAATTAGAAAATGAAATCGAATTAGAGAGCGATGAAGTCATTATGGAAAATGAAAACGTCGAAGAAATCGTTGATGCATCTATACCTTTTAGCATGACTGCAAACAATGGTGTAGAGCGTGGTAAATTCCGTTCTTTAACCTTAATTAACTGGAATGGTTTTTTTGCCCGTACTTTTGATTTAGATGAATTAGTTACCACACTTTCTGGGGGTAACGGTGCGGGGAAATCAACCACAATGGCTGGATTTGTGACCGCATTAATTCCCGATTTAACCCTTTTACATTTCCGTAATACAACAGAGGCTGGCTCTACAGGCGGTTCTCGCGATAAAGGTTTACATGGTAAATTACGCCCGGGTGTTTGTTACGCAGTATTAGATACCATTAATTCACGTCATCAACGTATTCTTGTTGGTGTGCGTCTGCAACAAATTGCAGGTCGTGATAAAAAGGTTGATTTAAAAACGTTCTCAATTCAAGGTGTCGAATTATCTCAAAATCCAACCGCACTTTTCACTGAAATCGTGGACGAACGTCAAGCACGTGTCCTTAATTTAAACGAACTTAAAGATAAAATTGAAAACATCGGTGCGCAATTTAAACAATATCATTCCATCACCGATTATCACGGCATGATGTTCGATTTAGGTATTATTCCGAAACGTTTACGTTCAGCATCAGACCGAAGCAAATTCTATAAACTTATCGAAGCGTCTTTATACGGCGGTATTTCTAGCGCAATCACACGCTCTTTACGTGACTATTTATTGCCAGAAAATTTAGGTGTGCGTAAAGCTTTCCAAGATATGGAAAGTGCATTACGTGAAAACCGTATGACTTTAGAAGCGATTAAGGTCACTCAATCAGATCGCGATTTATTCAAACATTTAATTACTGAAACCACCAACTATGTTGCTTCGGATTATATGCGTAATGCGAATGAACGCCGTGTCAATATTGAGGCTGCATTAGAATCTCGTCGTGAGTGGTATAAAGCAAAAGCAGAGCAGAATTTATCCCAACATCGTTTAGTTGATTTAAGTCGAGAAGTGGCTGAATTGGCAGAAAGTGAACGTACTTTAGAAGTTGATCACCAAAGTGCGGTTGATCATCTTAACTTAGTGTTAAACGCTTTGCGTCACCAAGAAAAAATTACGCGTTATCAAGAAGATATTGCAGAACTCACCGAGCGTTTAGAAGAACAAAAAATGGTGGTTGAAGATGCGAATGATGCGTTAGAAGAAAGCCAAGCCCAATTTGAGCAAACTGAAATTGAAATTGACGCTGTACGATCCCAATTAGCTGACTATCAAAAAGCATTAGATGCCCAACAAACTCGCGCACTTCAATATCAACAAGCCATTGCAGCCCTTGAAAAAGCGAAAACATTATGCGGTTTAGCGGATTTAAGTGTTAAAAATGTAGAAGATTATCACGCAGAATTTGAAGCCCATGCTGAAAGTTTAACGGAAACCGTACTTGAGCTTGAGCACAAAATGTCTATTTCTGAAGCGGCAAAATCTCAGTTCGATAAAGCGTATCAATTAGTATGCAAAATTGCGGGTGAAATGCCTCGTTCTGCAGCCTGGGAAAGTGCCAAAGAATTATTACGTGAATATCCAAGCCAAAAATTGCAGGCACAACAAACGCCACAACTTCGCACAAAATTACATGAACTTGAGCAACGTTATGCACAACAACAAAGTGCGGTCAAATTACTTAATGATTTTAATCAACGTGCTAATTTAAGTTTACAAACAGCAGAAGAATTAGAGGATTATCACGCCGAGCAAGAAGCGTTAATTGAAGACATTTCAGCAAGACTTTCAGAACAAGTGGAAAACCGTTCTACGCTTCGTCAAAAACGTGAAAATTTAACCGCACTTTATGATGAAAATGCGCGTAAAGCACCAGCATGGCTGACGGCTCAAGCTGCATTGGAACGTCTAGAACAACAAAGTGGCGAGACGTTTGAACATAGCCAAGATGTGATGAATTTTATGCAATCACAACTTGTGAAAGAACGTGAACTCACGATGCAGCGTGATCAACTTGAACAAAAACGTTTGCATTTAGATGAACAAATTTCTCGTTTAAGTCAGCCAGATGGTTCAGAAGATTCACGTTTAAATATGCTGGCAGAACGTTTTGGTGGTGTGCTGCTTTCAGAGCTTTACGATGATGTAACCATTGAAGATGCGCCTTATTTCTCCGCACTTTACGGACCTGTGCGTCATGCTATTGTTGTGCGTGATCTCAATGCTGTGCGTGAACAACTTGCGCAATTAGAAGATTGCCCTGATGATTTGTATTTAATTGAAGGCGATCCTACCGCATTTGACGATAGCGTATTATCTGCACAAGAACTTGAGCTGGGTGTTGTAGTGCAAGTTTCAGATCGTGAATTACGCTATTCAAGATTCCCTGAAATCCCGTTATTTGGGCGTGCAGCACGTGAAAAACGTTTAGAAGAATTACAAATTGAACGTGATGAAGTGGCAGAACAACATGCACAAATTGCGTTTGATGTACAAAAATGCCAACGTTTACACGAACATTTCAGCCAATTTGTTGGGTTACATTTAGCACTGGCGTTCCAGCCAAATCCAGAAGAGTTAATGTCTGAGATTAATCGCGAACGCAATGAAATTGATCGTGAATTAAACCAATTTAATAACGGCGAACAACAATTACGCATTCAATTAGATAATGCAAAAGAAAAACTGCAATTACTCAATAAGTTAATTCCACAACTCAATGTATTAGCTAATGAAGATTTAATTGATCGTATTGAAGAATGTCGTGAGCAATTAGATATTGCAGAGCAAGATGAATATTTTATTCGTCAATATGGCGTAACGTTGTCACAATTAGAGCCTATAGCCAATAGTTTACAAAGTGATCCAGAAAATTACGAAGGCTTAAAAAATGAATTAACTCAAGCGATTGAGCGTCAAAAACAAGTTCAACAACGTGTATTTGCGTTAGCTGATGTTGTACAACGTAAACCGCATTTTGGTTATGAAGATGCAGGGCAGGCTGAAACTTCTGAACTCAATGAAAAACTTCGCCAACGTTTAGAACAAATGCAAGCACAGCGAGATACACAACGTGAGCAAGTTCGTCAAAAACAAAGTCAATTTGCCGAATATAATTGCGTATTGATTCAGTTACAAAGTTCTTACGATAGTAAATATCAACTCTTAAATGAATTGATTGGGGAAATTAGCGATCTTGGCGTGAGAGCTGATGATGGTGCTGAAGAACGCGCGCGTATCCGTCGTGATGAATTACATCAACAACTTTCAACAAGCCGTCAGCGTCGTTCTTATGTAGAAAAACAACTGACATTAATTGAAAGCGAAGCGGACAACTTAAATCGTCTAATCCGCAAAACTGAACGTGATTATAAAACTCAACGTGAATTAGTTGTAGCAGCAAAAGTGAGTTGGTGTGTGGTTTTACGCTTATCACGTAACTCTGATATGGAAAAACGCCTCAATCGCCGAGAGCTCGCTTATTTATCTGCAGATGAATTACGTTCAATGTCAGATAAAGCGTTAGGTGCGTTACGTACAGCAGTGGCGGATAATGAATATTTACGTGATAGCCTAAGAGTGTCTGAAGATAGTCGCAAACCTGAAAATAAAGTGCGGTTCTTTATCGCGGTATATCAGCACCTACGTGAACGTATTCGCCAAGACATTATTAAAACGGATGATCCAATTGATGCCATTGAACAAATGGAAATTGAGCTTTCTCGTTTAACGGCTGAATTAACTGGCCGTGAGAAAAAATTGGCAATCAGTTCTGAAAGTGTTGCAAATATTATGCGTAAAACGATTCAGCGTGAACAAAATCGCATTCGTATGCTTAACCAAGGCTTACAAAACATTGCGTTTGGTCAGGTGAAATCTGTTCGTTTGGTAGTGAATATTCGTGATACCCATGCCATGTTGTTGGACGCACTTTCTGGTCAGCAAAATGAATATCAAGATTTATTCAACGATAATCGCATCACTTTTTCTGAAGCTATGGCGAAGCTCTATCAACGCATTAATCCACATATTGATATGGGACAACGCACAGCGCAAACAATTGGTGAAGAATTGTTAGATTACCGTAATTATCTTGAGCTTGAAGTGGAAGTATTCCGTGGTGCTGATGGCTGGTTACGTGCAGAAAGTGGTGCACTTTCTACTGGTGAAGCTATCGGTACAGGTATGTCAATTCTCTTAATGGTTGTTCAAAGCTGGGAAGAAGAAAGCCGTCGAATTCGTGGTAAAGATATTGTGCCTTGTCGCTTGTTGTTCTTAGATGAAGCGGCACGTTTAGATGGTAAATCTATTTCTACCTTATTCGAACTTTGCGAACGTTTGGATATGCAGTTGCTTATCGCTGCACCTGAAAATATCAGCCCGGAAAAAGGCACCACTTATAAACTCGTGCGTAAAATCGCAGGCAACCAAGAGCACGTACACGTTGTTGGTTTACGCGGATTCGGTGCGACAGATTAA
- the mukE gene encoding chromosome partition protein MukE — protein MTDNLQDVISPKLAVAIANPIFPAVDSLLRSGRHISTEHLDNHAFLMDFQNELDGFYRRYNVELIRAPEGFFYLRPKATTLIARSVLSELEMLVGKVLCYLYLSPERLAQQGIFSTQEVYDELLNLADEGKLLKAVNQRSSGSDLDKQKLVEKVRAAIGRLRRLGMIQTVGEQNSGKFTISESVFRFGAEVRSGDDPLEAQARLIRDGEVATPESLALEKQAQLMENDTKSADEIDEEFDGEQE, from the coding sequence ATGACAGACAACCTTCAAGATGTAATTTCCCCAAAACTCGCTGTGGCGATTGCAAATCCAATATTTCCAGCGGTAGATAGCCTGTTACGTTCCGGTCGCCATATCAGCACGGAGCATTTAGATAATCACGCATTTTTAATGGATTTCCAAAATGAATTAGACGGATTTTATCGTCGCTATAACGTGGAACTAATTCGTGCGCCAGAAGGATTCTTCTATCTTCGCCCGAAAGCAACGACATTAATTGCGCGTTCAGTACTTTCTGAGTTGGAAATGCTTGTTGGTAAAGTGCTTTGTTATCTTTATTTAAGCCCAGAACGTTTAGCTCAACAGGGCATTTTTAGTACGCAAGAAGTGTATGATGAATTATTAAATCTTGCCGATGAAGGAAAATTATTAAAAGCAGTTAATCAGCGTTCAAGTGGTTCTGACTTAGATAAACAAAAATTGGTAGAAAAAGTGCGGGCTGCAATTGGTCGTTTACGTCGTTTAGGTATGATTCAAACTGTTGGCGAACAAAATAGTGGGAAATTTACGATTTCTGAATCTGTATTTCGTTTTGGTGCAGAAGTGCGTAGCGGAGATGATCCATTAGAAGCACAAGCTCGACTTATTCGTGATGGGGAAGTGGCAACACCAGAATCCTTAGCGTTGGAAAAACAAGCGCAATTAATGGAAAACGATACGAAAAGTGCGGATGAAATTGACGAAGAATTTGACGGAGAACAAGAATAA
- the mukF gene encoding chromosome partition protein MukF yields MIETSQTIPELVSWAKDREFSLNLPTERLVFLLAIAIYNNERLDGEMLETDLVDIFRHTMNAFEQSTDAIATRANNAINELVKQRLLNRFSSEFTEGLAIYRLTPLGVGVSDYYIRQREFSALRLSVQLSIVADEIQRASDSAEEGVESNESEHYWRRNVFAPLKYSVAEIFDSIDLSQRIMDENQQSIKDEIAELLTKDWQAAISSCERLLDETSGNLRELQDTLNAAGDKLQAQLLRIQDCVIGRDDLYFIDQLITDLQSKLDRIISWGQQAIDLWIGYDRHVHKFIRTAIDMDKNRVFSQRLRNSIHHYFEHPWFLWTAQAERLVDLRDEEMVLREDDALGELPEELQYESLSDLHDQIVEHMQGLLIAYRENNRPIDLSLVLKEQLENYPLSRHFDVARIIVDQAVRLGMANDDLSGIYPAWQAINKRGAEVQAHVIDKY; encoded by the coding sequence ATGATTGAAACATCCCAAACTATTCCTGAACTCGTCTCTTGGGCAAAAGATCGCGAGTTTTCTTTGAATTTACCTACCGAACGCTTGGTTTTCCTGCTGGCGATTGCAATTTATAACAACGAACGTTTAGACGGCGAAATGTTAGAAACCGATCTTGTGGATATTTTCCGCCACACGATGAATGCTTTTGAGCAATCCACCGATGCCATTGCAACACGAGCGAATAATGCAATTAATGAATTAGTGAAACAACGTTTGTTAAACCGTTTTAGTAGCGAATTTACTGAAGGCTTGGCGATTTATCGTTTAACACCATTAGGTGTTGGCGTGTCTGATTATTACATTCGTCAGCGTGAATTTTCTGCATTGCGTCTTTCAGTGCAACTTTCCATTGTGGCAGATGAAATTCAACGCGCTTCTGATTCTGCGGAAGAGGGGGTGGAGAGTAATGAAAGTGAACATTATTGGCGTCGCAATGTGTTTGCGCCATTAAAATATTCCGTTGCAGAGATTTTTGATAGCATCGATCTTTCACAACGTATTATGGATGAAAACCAGCAAAGTATTAAAGATGAAATTGCAGAGCTTCTTACTAAAGATTGGCAAGCGGCGATTTCAAGCTGTGAACGTTTATTAGATGAAACATCAGGGAATTTACGTGAATTGCAAGATACGCTAAATGCGGCAGGGGATAAACTTCAAGCGCAATTATTGCGTATTCAAGATTGTGTGATTGGGCGAGATGATTTGTATTTTATTGATCAATTAATTACCGATTTACAATCTAAACTTGACCGAATTATTAGCTGGGGACAACAAGCCATAGACTTATGGATTGGTTATGACCGCCATGTGCATAAATTTATCCGAACTGCCATTGATATGGATAAAAATCGTGTATTCTCACAACGTTTACGTAATTCTATTCATCATTATTTTGAGCATCCTTGGTTCTTATGGACAGCGCAAGCTGAGCGTTTAGTTGATCTACGTGATGAAGAAATGGTGTTGCGTGAAGATGATGCTTTAGGTGAATTGCCGGAAGAATTGCAATACGAATCCCTTTCTGATTTACATGATCAAATTGTAGAGCATATGCAAGGCTTACTGATTGCTTATCGTGAAAATAACCGTCCGATTGATTTGAGTTTAGTGTTAAAAGAACAACTGGAAAATTATCCACTTTCTCGTCATTTTGATGTGGCTCGAATCATTGTTGATCAAGCCGTACGTCTTGGTATGGCAAATGATGATTTATCGGGTATTTATCCAGCTTGGCAAGCAATTAATAAACGTGGCGCAGAAGTGCAAGCGCATGTGATTGATAAGTATTGA